One Setaria viridis chromosome 7, Setaria_viridis_v4.0, whole genome shotgun sequence genomic region harbors:
- the LOC117864352 gene encoding protein STICHEL-like 2 — protein MTDMRRHSVDVPLSRTLVQLKRVRSLRDPATNSLSKYASPSDHMIWETASSNGVTLELGRSVHHQLVEEDEDLGAEATMGSERSFRAPNARTASYRKTSAVKIRGLNPPRNKQVHRVRQDGHRKSLDSNHSNHSSIRQLANNIVNNVDAEKEEEEVNSYERPNFALPDKDDEEVKMPGYPNFRTKSSAAMSRVGSPCMSASEARSVASRRSTLGHGTEDTRLRSNDVVGSNFSGCGISYCWSGASKYRELYSDSDGPEQPLLSTDGTEAAFQSNVPYTETPRCLSQKFRPRSFSELIGLNVVAQSLLYSSCKGKVAPMYLFHGPRGTGKTSTARIFAAALNCVSLEEQRPCGFCKECVILFSGKSRDVKELDAAKMDRLGRVKALLKSASLVPYSSRFKVFIIDECHLLQEDAWSAILKSLDEPYRHTVYIMITSDIESLPRTSITHCQKFHFPKIKVADIVYRLERICIEEGLEFDHDGLYFIAAKSNGSLRDSEIMLDQLSLLGKKITISLVHELVGSVSDDELIELLDLALSSDTTNTVRRARELMGSAIDPLQLVSQLANLIMDILSGRCQSAVTEVSKSFLGRYALSEVGIKKLRHALKILSETEKQLRTSRNQATWVTVALLQFGTTESNLVAEPNDMHAHSVTGYTDDWVSKVHSSSNFCQACNSNKSNCSERHCRRLKLENIWRRAIGKCRSRSAKSFLRKEGFLSSVHVTEELAIAEVGFGHPDHLSRAEKMQSLIECALQHVLGCNVEIRFKLVSCPVRKDARLKRQSFSFLNCSGRKQELSDSVVTDEDEAVRPGARETPLKGYTSSQKESPYVMQRVDSKPTVHGCEDDARSTLTSNRSVTDDLTRTCRSETNYSKGVSEQGHFDSIQEPDLQPNCFSRTLKLQKKLLSSGAAHTICLRIQPHNKMDFLPKKEFDTYFCAYEPYEQCSRSTSRATYSSRDDDLWSKNSRFGSNLLCWRAPKQSM, from the exons GAGGCTACAATGGGGTCAGAGCGGAGTTTTCGGGCACCAAATGCAAGGACTGCATCGTATAGAAAAACTTCTGCTGTCAAGATCAGAGGCTTGAACCCGCCAAGAAACAAGCAGGTTCATCGTGTCCGCCAAGATGGTCACCGCAAGTCATTGGATTCTAACCACTCCAATCATAGTTCTATCCGGCAATTGGCAAACAATATAGTCAACAATGTGGAtgcagagaaggaagaggaggaagtgaATTCTTATGAAAGACCAAATTTTGCACTGCCAGATAAGGATGATGAAGAAGTGAAGATGCCAGGCTACCCAAATTTCAGAACCAAGTCTTCTGCTGCGATGAGCCGTGTTGGCAGCCCTTGTATGTCAGCCAGTGAGGCACGCTCTGTTGCGTCAAGACGAAGCACTTTAGGTCATGGAACTGAGGATACACGCCTGAGGTCGAATGATGTTGTTGGATCAAATTTTAGTGGCTGTGGCATAAGCTATTGCTGGTCAGGAGCGTCAAAATACCGAGAACTTTATTCTGATAGTGATGGTCCAGAGCAACCTCTCTTATCTACTGATGGGACTGAGGCAGCATTTCAAAGCAATGTACCATACACTGAGACGCCAAGATGTTTAAGCCAGAAATTTCGCCCTCGGTCATTCAGTGAACTGATCGGCCTAAATGTTGTTGCTCAGTCCCTCTTATATTCCTCTTGCAAAGGAAAAGTTGCTCCAATGTACTTGTTCCATGGCCCCCGGGGTACAGGGAAGACGTCCACAGCAAGGATTTTTGCCGCTGCTCTAAATTGTGTCTCTCTTGAAGAGCAAAGGCCATGTGGGTTCTGTAAAGAGTGTGTCATTCTTTTCTCTGGGAAGAGTAGAGATGTGAAAGAACTTGATGCAGCAAAAATGGATCGTTTAGGTCGAGTAAAGGCACTTCTCAAGAGTGCATCTCTCGTCCCATACTCTTCACGCTTCAAGGTTTTCATAATAGATGAATGCCATCTCTTGCAAGAAGATGCATGGTCAGCAATACTGAAGAGTCTTGATGAGCCATACCGGCATACAGTGTACATTATGATTACTTCTGACATAGAAAGCCTGCCTCGCACTTCCATCACACATTGCCAGAAGTTCCATTTTCCGAAGATAAAGGTTGCAGATATAGTCTACAGGTTGGAGAGGATCTGTATAGAAGAAGGATTGGAATTTGACCATGATGGGTTGTACTTCATTGCTGCAAAGTCTAATGGTTCTCTTAGAGATTCAGAAATAATGCTTGACCAACTCAGTTTGCTTGGGAAAAAGATCACAATTTCTCTTGTTCATGAACTT GTAGGATCAGTGTCTGATGACGAGCTGATTGAATTGCTTGATCTAGCATTGTCATCCGACACCACCAATACTGTAAGACGAGCTCGAGAACTTATGGGATCAGCAATTGATCCTTTGCAGCTGGTCTCTCAGTTGGCCAACCTTATTATGGACATTCTCTCGGGGCGGTGTCAATCTGCAGTCACTGAAGTCAGCAAAAGCTTCTTGGGTAGATATGCAT TATCAGAGGTCGGAATAAAGAAATTAAGACATGCACTGAAGATACTATCAGAAACTGAAAAGCAATTGAGGACATCAAGGAATCAGGCTACTTGGGTTACAGTCGCGCTTTTACAGTTTGGCACCACTGAATCTAACCTTGTTGCTGAACCGAATGATATGCATGCACACTCAGTAACTGGATATACAG ATGACTGGGTTTCCAAGGTGCACTCAAGCTCCAATTTTTGTCAGGCATGTAATAGCAACAAGTCCAACTGTTCTGAGAGACACTGTAGGCGGCTTAAGCTTGAGAACATATGGAGGAGAGCCATTGGAAAGTGTCGATCAAGGTCAGCGAAAAGTTTCCTCAGGAAAGAAGGCTTCTTATCATCGGTCCATGTTACCGAAG AACTTGCCATAGCAGAAGTTGGATTTGGACACCCGGATCACCTTTCAAGAGCAGAGAAAATGCAAAGTCTAATAGAATGCGCTTTACAACATGTTCTCGGGTGTAATGTGGAGATCAGATTCAAACTTGTATCATGTCCAGTGAGGAAAGATGCTAGGTTGAAGAGACAGTCGTTCAGTTTTCTCAACTGCTCAGGCCGGAAGCAAGAGCTGTCAGATTCAGTGGTgactgatgaagatgaagctgtGAGGCCTGGAGCAAGAGAGACACCCCTTAAAGGCTACACCTCCAGTCAGAAGGAATCACCATATGTCATGCAACGTGTTGATTCGAAACCAACAGTCCATGGGTGTGAGGATGATGCCCGGAGTACCCTGACGTCAAACAGATCCGTGACAGATGACCTGACAAGGACGTGCAGGTCGGAAACTAACTACTCAAAGGGTGTCAGTGAGCAGGGTCATTTCGATAGCATCCAAGAGCCTGACCTACAACCGAATTGCTTCTCACGAACGCTCAAGCTTCAAAAGAAGCTATTGTCGTCTGGTGCAGCACACACAATCTGTTTGAGGATCCAGCCACATAACAAAATGGATTTCCTACCTAAGAAAGAATTTGATACATACTTCTGTGCGTATGAGCCTTACGAGCAGTGTTCAAGATCAACTTCACGGGCTACTTACAGTTCAAGGGATGATGACTT GTGGAGCAAGAATTCACGGTTTGGTTCGAATCTACTCTGCTGGAGGGCCCCAAAACAATCCATGTAA
- the LOC117862934 gene encoding MA3 DOMAIN-CONTAINING TRANSLATION REGULATORY FACTOR 4 isoform X1 produces MAMVASTSFAYKEEQGWAGQGAGEGEGAQAPVQGRRDHAAAALPRRPLLPHHGVGGKTEQDNHEDVDSLPSQELKKLANGNNKVPGTLDEYKRLVVPIVEEYFSTGDVELASSELRSLGSDQFQHYFVKKLISMAMDRHDKEKEMASVLLSSLYADLLSSYMISEGFMMLLESIEDLTVDIPDAVDLLAVFIARAVVDEILPPVFLARARALLPEFSKGIQVLQVVEKSYLSAPHHAELVERKWGGSTHFTVEEAKKRIQDILREYIESGDIDEAFRCIRELSLPFFHHEVVKRALTLGMENISSQPLILKLLREAAAGCLISSNQISKGFSRLAESVDDLSLDIPSAKDLFDKLVSTAISEGWLDASFSKSAASEEEMRNTSADKVKRFKEESGHIIHEYFLSDDVPELIRSLEELSAPEYNPIFLKKLVTLAMDRKNREKEMASVLLSSLSLELFSTDDIMKGFIMLLQSAEDTALDIVDAPSELALFLARAVIDEVLIPLNLDEISSKLRPNSSGSQTVQMARALLSARHSSERILRCWGGGTGWAVEDAKDKIAKLLEEYSTGGDLGEACRCIRDLGMPFFNHEVVKKALVMAMEKQNDAGILALLQECFGEGLITINQMTKGFTRVKEGLDDLVLDIPNAQEKFGAYVELATGRGWLLPAFTSVP; encoded by the exons atggccatggtcgCCTCCACATCCTTCGCCTACAAG gaagaacaaggatgggcgggACAGGGAgcgggagaaggagaaggagcacAAGCACCCGTTCAAGGTCGTCGAgatcacgccgccgccgcgctgcctcGGCGTCCGCTGCTTCCCCACC ATGGTGTTGGTGGGAAAACTGAACAAGACAACCATGAGGATGTAGATTCTTTACCATCTCAAGAGTTGAAAAAACTAGCTAATGGAAACAATAAG GTTCCTGGTACATTAGATGAGTATAAAAGGCTTGTAGTTCCAATAGTTGAGGAGTATTTTAGTACCGGAGATGTTGAATTGGCATCTTCTGAGCTAAGGAGTCTTGGATCTGATCAGTTTCAGCATTACTTTGTCAAGAAGCTCATATCAATGGCAATGGACCGTCatgacaaagaaaaagaaatggcatCAGTTCTGTTATCATCTTTGTATGCTGATCTACTGAGTTCCTACATGATCAGTGAAGGTTTTATGATGCTTCTGGAGTCTATAGAAGATCTGACTGTAGATATACCAGATGCCGTTGATCTCTTGGCAGTTTTTATTGCACGGGCTGTTGTTGATGAAATTTTGCCTCCTGTATTCCTCGCTCGAGCTAGAGCACTGCTTCCAGAATTTTCCAAGGGTATTCAAGTTCTGCAGGTTGTTGAAAAGAGCTATTTGTCAGCTCCCCATCATGCAGAATTAGTTGAACGCAAATGGGGTGGAAGCACACACTTTACtgtggaagaggcaaagaagagGATTCAGGATATTCTGAGAGAGTATATTGAAAGTGGAGACATAGATGAAGCCTTCAGGTGCATAAGAGAGCTTAGTCTACCGTTCTTCCATCATGAGGTTGTGAAGCGTGCTCTCACCCTTGGTATGGAGAACATATCCTCGCAGCCATTAATCCTGAAGTTATTGAGGGAGGCAGCTGCAGGTTGCTTGATTAGTTCTAATCAAATATCAAAGGGTTTTTCTCGACTAGCTGAGAGTGTTGATGACCTGAGTCTTGATATTCCTTCTGCTAAAGATCTTTTTGACAAGCTGGTTTCAACAGCCATATCTGAAGGATGGCTTGATGCTTCTTTTAGTAAATCTGCTGCCTCTGAGGAAGAGATGCGGAATACAAGTGCTGATAAGGTGAAGCGTTTCAAGGAAGAATCTGGTCACATAATTCATGAGTATTTTCTCTCAGATGATGTCCCTGAACTCATTCGAAGCCTTGAAGAGCTTTCTGCCCCAGAATACAATCCCATTTTCCTCAAGAAGCTTGTTACGCTTGCTATGGACAGAAAGAACAGAGAGAAGGAGATGGCATCTGTACTACTTTCTTCGCTCAGCTTGGAGCTGTTTTCCACTGATGACATCATGAAGGGGTTCATAATGCTCTTGCAGTCAGCAGAAGACACTGCCCTCGACATTGTGGATGCTCCCAGTGAGCTTGCCCTCTTCCTAGCTAGGGCAGTGATTGATGAAGTACTGATTCCGCTAAACTTGGATGAGATCAGCAGCAAGCTTCGGCCGAACAGCAGTGGCAGCCAGACTGTCCAGATGGCCCGAGCCCTGCTGTCAGCTCGCCACTCCAGCGAGCGGATTCTGCGTTGCTGGGGCGGTGGCACCGGCTGGGCCGTGGAAGATGCCAAGGACAAGATCGCTAAGCTTCTGGAGGAGTACAGCACTGGCGGTGACCTGGGAGAAGCCTGCAGATGCATCCGCGACCTTGGGATGCCCTTCTTCAACCACGAGGTGGTGAAGAAGGCGCTGGTCATGGCGATGGAGAAGCAGAACGACGCAGGCATACTGGCCCTGCTGCAGGAGTGCTTCGGCGAGGGGCTGATAACCATCAACCAGATGACCAAAGGCTTCACCCGTGTCAAGGAAGGCCTGGACGACCTGGTCCTCGACATCCCGAACGCGCAGGAGAAGTTTGGGGCGTACGTGGAGCTCGCGACTGGGCGCGGCTGGCTGCTGCCAGCCTTCACCTCGGTTCCCTGA
- the LOC117862934 gene encoding MA3 DOMAIN-CONTAINING TRANSLATION REGULATORY FACTOR 1 isoform X2: MAAEEGAMSPTRMLAEGHLRVATGGGAPADGGIAVRHLPHHHPAKKDGVGGKTEQDNHEDVDSLPSQELKKLANGNNKVPGTLDEYKRLVVPIVEEYFSTGDVELASSELRSLGSDQFQHYFVKKLISMAMDRHDKEKEMASVLLSSLYADLLSSYMISEGFMMLLESIEDLTVDIPDAVDLLAVFIARAVVDEILPPVFLARARALLPEFSKGIQVLQVVEKSYLSAPHHAELVERKWGGSTHFTVEEAKKRIQDILREYIESGDIDEAFRCIRELSLPFFHHEVVKRALTLGMENISSQPLILKLLREAAAGCLISSNQISKGFSRLAESVDDLSLDIPSAKDLFDKLVSTAISEGWLDASFSKSAASEEEMRNTSADKVKRFKEESGHIIHEYFLSDDVPELIRSLEELSAPEYNPIFLKKLVTLAMDRKNREKEMASVLLSSLSLELFSTDDIMKGFIMLLQSAEDTALDIVDAPSELALFLARAVIDEVLIPLNLDEISSKLRPNSSGSQTVQMARALLSARHSSERILRCWGGGTGWAVEDAKDKIAKLLEEYSTGGDLGEACRCIRDLGMPFFNHEVVKKALVMAMEKQNDAGILALLQECFGEGLITINQMTKGFTRVKEGLDDLVLDIPNAQEKFGAYVELATGRGWLLPAFTSVP, from the exons atggcggcggaggagggggcgatGTCGCCGACGAGGATGCTGGCGGAGGGGCACCTGCGGGTGGCCACCGGCGGGGGCGCGCCGGCCGACGGCGGGATCGCCGTCAGGCACctcccgcaccaccaccccgcGAAGAAAG ATGGTGTTGGTGGGAAAACTGAACAAGACAACCATGAGGATGTAGATTCTTTACCATCTCAAGAGTTGAAAAAACTAGCTAATGGAAACAATAAG GTTCCTGGTACATTAGATGAGTATAAAAGGCTTGTAGTTCCAATAGTTGAGGAGTATTTTAGTACCGGAGATGTTGAATTGGCATCTTCTGAGCTAAGGAGTCTTGGATCTGATCAGTTTCAGCATTACTTTGTCAAGAAGCTCATATCAATGGCAATGGACCGTCatgacaaagaaaaagaaatggcatCAGTTCTGTTATCATCTTTGTATGCTGATCTACTGAGTTCCTACATGATCAGTGAAGGTTTTATGATGCTTCTGGAGTCTATAGAAGATCTGACTGTAGATATACCAGATGCCGTTGATCTCTTGGCAGTTTTTATTGCACGGGCTGTTGTTGATGAAATTTTGCCTCCTGTATTCCTCGCTCGAGCTAGAGCACTGCTTCCAGAATTTTCCAAGGGTATTCAAGTTCTGCAGGTTGTTGAAAAGAGCTATTTGTCAGCTCCCCATCATGCAGAATTAGTTGAACGCAAATGGGGTGGAAGCACACACTTTACtgtggaagaggcaaagaagagGATTCAGGATATTCTGAGAGAGTATATTGAAAGTGGAGACATAGATGAAGCCTTCAGGTGCATAAGAGAGCTTAGTCTACCGTTCTTCCATCATGAGGTTGTGAAGCGTGCTCTCACCCTTGGTATGGAGAACATATCCTCGCAGCCATTAATCCTGAAGTTATTGAGGGAGGCAGCTGCAGGTTGCTTGATTAGTTCTAATCAAATATCAAAGGGTTTTTCTCGACTAGCTGAGAGTGTTGATGACCTGAGTCTTGATATTCCTTCTGCTAAAGATCTTTTTGACAAGCTGGTTTCAACAGCCATATCTGAAGGATGGCTTGATGCTTCTTTTAGTAAATCTGCTGCCTCTGAGGAAGAGATGCGGAATACAAGTGCTGATAAGGTGAAGCGTTTCAAGGAAGAATCTGGTCACATAATTCATGAGTATTTTCTCTCAGATGATGTCCCTGAACTCATTCGAAGCCTTGAAGAGCTTTCTGCCCCAGAATACAATCCCATTTTCCTCAAGAAGCTTGTTACGCTTGCTATGGACAGAAAGAACAGAGAGAAGGAGATGGCATCTGTACTACTTTCTTCGCTCAGCTTGGAGCTGTTTTCCACTGATGACATCATGAAGGGGTTCATAATGCTCTTGCAGTCAGCAGAAGACACTGCCCTCGACATTGTGGATGCTCCCAGTGAGCTTGCCCTCTTCCTAGCTAGGGCAGTGATTGATGAAGTACTGATTCCGCTAAACTTGGATGAGATCAGCAGCAAGCTTCGGCCGAACAGCAGTGGCAGCCAGACTGTCCAGATGGCCCGAGCCCTGCTGTCAGCTCGCCACTCCAGCGAGCGGATTCTGCGTTGCTGGGGCGGTGGCACCGGCTGGGCCGTGGAAGATGCCAAGGACAAGATCGCTAAGCTTCTGGAGGAGTACAGCACTGGCGGTGACCTGGGAGAAGCCTGCAGATGCATCCGCGACCTTGGGATGCCCTTCTTCAACCACGAGGTGGTGAAGAAGGCGCTGGTCATGGCGATGGAGAAGCAGAACGACGCAGGCATACTGGCCCTGCTGCAGGAGTGCTTCGGCGAGGGGCTGATAACCATCAACCAGATGACCAAAGGCTTCACCCGTGTCAAGGAAGGCCTGGACGACCTGGTCCTCGACATCCCGAACGCGCAGGAGAAGTTTGGGGCGTACGTGGAGCTCGCGACTGGGCGCGGCTGGCTGCTGCCAGCCTTCACCTCGGTTCCCTGA
- the LOC117864353 gene encoding ultraviolet-B receptor UVR8, protein MSINMILPSLIFCCFFFSAASGFGLKLMQRPMDATDGKASVVIKIHQIVNETSSNSSPSNPATDHSKHKCNANEITEQIPLAANPSILLHVLSSYELEPNDLAALEGTCKFFRSPANFEPDAALSLPELAALDTCCQKAMFKSMKHEEKEKLKQQCGGSWKLVLGYLLVGEKNYRREKSQVIAGPGHSIVVTTKGEVYSFGANSSGQLGLGNTEDQFKPCLIRSLQGIRITQAAVGSRRTMLVSDTGSVYTFGQDAFGGLESFGTYTSSPKLLESLKGIFVVQASIGGYFSAVLSREGQVYTFSWGRDERLGHRSDLTDVEPRLLSGPLENALVVQIAAGNCYLLMLVYQPTGMSVYSVGCGLGGKLGHGLERSLGIPKLIERFQVPNVKPLSISAGAFHCAVLALDGRVFTWGWSRYGCLGHDENDDDDERGILPKAVEGLKDVRASHLSAGVHTTFVVTDNDDVYSFGWGRSLNLGVQADGAEKGNVWTPKLATSIAALNEKVVQISATNTWDWYYQDFCYSHTLVLTESVRLYSFGAGTKGQLGVKLVEGQKRSTADRVDIDLA, encoded by the exons ATGAGTATAAACATGATACTACCGAGTCTGATTTTCTGCTGCTTTTTTTTCTCAGCAGCTTCCGGTTTTGGGCTCAAGCTCATGCAGCGCCCAATGGATGCCACGGACGGCAAAGCCTCTGTGGTTATAAAGATCCATCAAATTGTGAATGAGACCAGCTCGAACTCTTCTCCATCAAATCCAGCAACAGATCACTCAAAGCATAAGTGCAATGCAAATGAAATCACAGAGCAAATCCCACTCGCTGCAAACCCGTCCATTCTTCTCCATGTGCTCTCATCCTACGAGCTGGAACCTAATGATCTGGCTGCTTTGGAG GGTACATGTAAATTCTTCAGAAGCCCTGCAAATTTTGAACCAGATGCTGCACTGTCTCTTCCAGAACTTGCAGCACTCGATACTTGCTGTCAGAAAGCCATGTTTAAGTCAATGAAGCATGAGGAAAAAGAGAAGTTGAAGCAGCAGTGTGGAGGCTCTTGGAAGCTCGTCCTTGGGTACCTGTTGGTTGGTGAGAAGAATTACCGCCGTGAGAAATCTCAGGTTATTGCAGGGCCAGGACACAGCATTGTTGTCACAACAAAGGGGGAAGTGTACTCATTCGGCGCAAATTCCTCAGGGCAGCTTGGTCTTGGGAATACAGAAGACCAGTTCAAGCCATGTCTTATTAG GTCTCTGCAAGGCATCAGAATCACACAAGCCGCGGTTGGGTCAAGGCGGACAATGCTTGTGAGCGACACAGGAAGTGTGTACACATTTGGACAGGATGCTTTTGGGGGTTTGGAATCCTTTGGTACTTATACTAGCAGCCCTAAGTTGTTGGAATCACTGAAAGGTATCTTTGTAGTTCAAGCATCTATAGGAGGCTACTTCTCTGCCGTTCTGTCTAGAGAGGGTCAGGTTTATACTTTCTCTTGGGGGCGTGATGAGAGGCTTGGTCATCGTTCAGATCTTACTGATGTTGAGCCTCGTCTTCTCTCTGGACCGCTTGAGAATGCTCTTGTTGTGCAGATTGCTGCTGGCAATTGCTATCTGCTTATGTTGGTCTACCAACCAACAGGAAT GTCAGTTTACTCGGTAGGTTGCGGTTTAGGAGGCAAGCTTGGGCACGGACTCGAGAGAAGCTTGGGGATACCAAAGTTGATCGAACGTTTCCAGGTACCCAATGTAAAGCCACTGTCGATTTCAGCAGGTGCTTTCCATTGTGCAGTTCTAGCTCTAGATGGACGTGTGTTCACCTGGGGATGGAGCAGATACGGTTGTCTGGGACACGATGagaacgatgatgatgatgagcgtGGGATCCTCCCCAAGGCAGTGGAAGGCTTGAAGGATGTGAGGGCTAGCCATCTGTCAGCTGGCGTTCACACCACCTTCGTCGTCACAGATAATGACGATGTCTACTCCTTTGGGTGGGGAAGATCACTTAATCTGGGTGTTCAG GCGGATGGCGCGGAAAAGGGAAACGTCTGGACTCCCAAGCTAGCCACTTCGATTGCTGCGCTGAATGAAAAGGTTGTGCAGATCAGCGCGACGAACACCTGGGACTGGTATTACCAAGATTTCTGCTACTCCCATACGTTGGTCCTCACAGAGTCCGTCAGGCTGTACTCCTTCGGGGCAGGTACAAAGGGCCAGCTTGGTGTGAAGCTCGTTGAGGGTCAGAAAAGGTCTACCGCAGATCGGGTCGACATTGATCTCGCCTAG